The following coding sequences are from one Candidatus Bathyarchaeota archaeon window:
- a CDS encoding V-type ATP synthase subunit D, translating to MSISGRAAVTRGVLLRLREQLEFTRKGQELLKMKRDHLAAETNRLLAKVTMRKDLDRKIMEAYIDLKEAYLNLGYSGLLSQALTVDRMSVKVRPRSIMGVIVPEVIVEKEPEIKPISSPSAYRAAERLKGLMRELVELAETESRIEIIAYELMMTNRKVNALERILIPNLIELIRYVEGRLEEESLEEFFRAKRVKQVIGREEK from the coding sequence ATGAGCATTTCAGGCAGGGCCGCGGTGACTAGGGGTGTCCTACTAAGGTTAAGGGAGCAACTCGAATTCACAAGGAAGGGCCAAGAACTTCTAAAAATGAAGAGAGACCATCTTGCAGCTGAGACGAACAGGCTCCTGGCCAAGGTTACGATGAGGAAAGACCTCGACCGAAAGATCATGGAAGCCTACATAGACCTGAAGGAAGCCTACCTGAACCTGGGATACTCAGGCCTACTCTCCCAAGCCTTGACAGTCGACAGGATGAGTGTCAAGGTCAGGCCCCGCAGCATAATGGGTGTCATAGTTCCAGAGGTCATAGTTGAGAAGGAGCCTGAGATAAAGCCAATATCGAGCCCCTCAGCCTACAGAGCGGCTGAGAGACTCAAAGGCTTGATGAGGGAACTGGTAGAGCTTGCAGAGACAGAGTCTAGGATAGAGATCATAGCCTACGAGTTGATGATGACGAACAGGAAGGTGAACGCCCTCGAAAGGATTCTCATACCAAACCTTATAGAATTGATTAGATATGTCGAGGGGAGACTCGAGGAGGAGTCTCTGGAGGAGTTCTTCAGGGCAAAGAGGGTCAAGCAGGTCATAGGGAGGGAAGAGAAGTGA
- a CDS encoding V-type ATP synthase subunit B produces the protein MVDNVENVGYDELVKIKAPDGVERLGRVLEVGRGKAVIQIFGGEMGLQADSIISFSGSTFKIPLSDEMLGRIFNGIFEPIDNYPPIVSTEFGDINGSPINPRARVYPNNFIQTGVSAIDGMLSLVRGQKLPIFSESGLPHNRLIAQISRQATVLGEREEFALVFSAMGLRHDEAQYFIDEFRNSGALERSVIILNLADDPAIERLFTPRIALTAAEYIAFKLGMHVLVILSDMTNYAEVLRELSAAREEVPSRKGYPGYLYSDLASIYERAGIIEGLPGSLTQMPILTMPGGDIQHPIPDLSGYITEGQIFLDRELYMKGIYPPINVLPSLSRLMRKGIGKGKTREDHGDVADQLYGAYARGRRARDLSRIVGEVGLSEDEKLYLKFADRFETEFINQGEYENRSIEETLNIAWRLLSILPEKALTRIREEYIHKYYVKQEAA, from the coding sequence ATGGTTGACAATGTAGAGAACGTCGGATACGATGAGCTTGTCAAGATCAAGGCTCCAGATGGTGTTGAGAGGTTGGGTAGGGTTCTTGAGGTTGGGAGGGGGAAGGCGGTTATACAGATTTTCGGTGGTGAGATGGGTTTGCAAGCAGACTCAATAATAAGCTTCTCAGGCTCAACCTTCAAGATACCATTATCAGACGAGATGCTTGGTAGAATATTCAACGGAATCTTTGAACCCATAGACAATTACCCACCCATAGTCTCCACCGAGTTCGGGGACATAAACGGCTCCCCAATAAACCCCAGGGCTAGGGTCTACCCGAACAACTTCATCCAGACAGGTGTCTCAGCCATTGATGGGATGCTCTCCCTGGTCAGGGGGCAGAAGCTCCCAATATTCTCAGAGAGCGGCCTACCACATAACAGGTTGATAGCCCAGATCTCAAGACAGGCGACTGTCCTCGGTGAGAGGGAGGAGTTCGCCCTAGTCTTCTCAGCGATGGGCCTGAGACACGATGAGGCCCAATACTTCATAGATGAGTTTAGAAATTCAGGGGCATTGGAACGTTCAGTCATAATCCTAAACTTGGCCGACGACCCAGCGATCGAGAGACTATTCACACCCCGCATAGCCTTGACGGCTGCTGAATATATAGCCTTCAAGCTTGGAATGCATGTACTTGTTATACTCAGCGACATGACAAACTATGCCGAGGTCCTCAGGGAGTTGAGCGCAGCGAGGGAGGAGGTTCCCAGCAGGAAAGGCTATCCAGGATACCTCTACAGCGACTTGGCCTCAATATATGAGAGGGCTGGAATCATTGAGGGTCTACCCGGCTCACTGACCCAGATGCCTATCCTAACAATGCCCGGAGGAGATATACAACATCCCATCCCGGACCTGAGCGGATACATAACTGAGGGCCAAATATTCTTGGACCGTGAGTTATACATGAAAGGCATATATCCGCCGATAAACGTCTTGCCATCCCTCTCCAGGCTTATGAGGAAAGGGATAGGTAAAGGCAAGACAAGGGAGGACCATGGAGATGTTGCAGACCAGCTCTACGGAGCCTACGCTAGGGGGAGGAGGGCCAGGGACCTGTCGAGAATAGTCGGCGAGGTCGGCTTGAGCGAAGACGAGAAGTTATACCTGAAGTTCGCTGACAGATTCGAGACTGAATTCATAAATCAAGGCGAATATGAAAACAGGTCGATAGAGGAGACCCTGAACATTGCTTGGAGACTCTTATCAATCCTTCCTGAGAAAGCTCTGACAAGAATACGTGAAGAATATATTCATAAGTACTATGTGAAACAAGAGGCTGCCTAA